From one Bos javanicus breed banteng chromosome 15, ARS-OSU_banteng_1.0, whole genome shotgun sequence genomic stretch:
- the LOC133226745 gene encoding olfactory receptor 52B2-like, whose protein sequence is MSFASNSSSFMYQMYDLDDRAKWNQEMELDPTLPVLNQTWLSLGSGTFVLLGVPGMEALHAWLSVPVCLLYLAALVVNTLLLGLVAADKALQRPMYQLLGLLAAADLVLATSTVRKALAGLWGLSGEISFQSCLAQLFVAHVAFTAESLVLLAMAMDRYVAICQPLRYGALMTLRVVGIMAVAAVTRGACVMAPPVALLQRTALLWAAGPAPHLL, encoded by the exons ATGAGTTTCGCTTCAAATTCCAGTTCCTTTATGTACCAGATGTATGACTTGGA TGACAGAGCCAAGTGGAACCAGGAGATGGAGCTGGATCCCACACTGCCTGTTCTCAACCAGACCTGGCTCAGCTTGGGGTCTGGGACCTTTGTCCTGCTGGGGGTACCTGGAATGGAGGCCTTGCATGCCTGGCTTTCTGTGCCTGTGTGCCTGCTGTACCTGGCAGCTCTGGTGGTCAACACCCTTCTACTGGGGCTGGTGGCAGCTGATAAAGCACTTCAGAGACCCATGTACCAGTTACTGGGGCTTCTGGCAGCAGCTGACTTGGTGCTGGCTACATCCACAGTGCGCAAAGCTCTGGCCGGGCTGTGGGGCCTGTCAGGTGagatctccttccagtcctgcCTAGCCCAGCTCTTTGTTGCCCACGTGGCCTTCACTGCGGAGTCCTTGGTGCTGTTGGCCATGGCCATGGACCGCTACGTGGCCATATGCCAGCCTCTGCGATATGGGGCGCTGATGACTCTGCGTGTGGTAGGCATCATGGCTGTAGCTGCTGTGACCCGTGGGGCCTGTGTCATGGCACCCCCGGTGGCCCTGCTCCAGAGAACTGCCTTACTGTGGGCAGCGGGCCCTGCCCCACACCTACTGTGA